In Salvelinus fontinalis isolate EN_2023a chromosome 8, ASM2944872v1, whole genome shotgun sequence, the genomic stretch gtttTGAGGGCAAAAGGTAGGGGTGCAACtcagttcctaatgtttggtatattcagtgtataatgcattttttttgtgacaaaaccatcagtaaggttaaaatgagatggaaacccatttaacttgtattcgGTACATAGCAATTTAACTTCAAATTCTTTTTATGTGCACCGTCATCACTtcatctgcaacaagtcaatttgatggaaacacatctctggtagGAAAATTAGCATATTTTATTCATGCGTTTTTttttgaatatttgcatgaatctgtcgccaattggatggaaacctagctagtgtgACTGCAAGGCTTGACAGACAAGGTAAAGCTAAACCTTGTCTAACCGACTAAACTCAATTCTGCGATTTACAATGGATTTGAGTGGCGACTACTGTGGGTGGACTGGAGCTCCAATGTTACATTTATTGAAGATTTTTATCAAAAACTAGCTACTGATTTCAGCACCCAAAGAATATCCAGCGATTACACAGAACAATGTGTGTAATTGTGGGCTATTCTTTGGGTGCGGAAATCAGTCGTTTCTGATTTAAAAACTACGTCGGAgctccagtcccccccccccccacactagtTGCCGCTCAACTCCATCGTAAATCGTGGATTTGAGTTTAATCGACTAAACCTTTTCTAGTTCCCATTTGTCAGGTAATGGTCACAGCAGGTAACTAGATCACGTGGGGGAGCATGGCAAACTCTTAGTATTACTGATTTAGTGTTTAAAACATTCTGAATAGTCTGTAGTTCTACATTATTGAGACATGACCACCTTGGTTTGCATGCAAAGTATAAACAGAGAGTGTTCTCTACAGCTGAATCTTCTCTCACAGGTGAATCCAGGATGCCGTCGCTGCCCTCTCCAATGACCAACATGAGGACCGGTCCTCCCCCCATCTGCCCCAGCAAAAGGAAGTATGGCGAGGAGCAGGTAGATGACTGCATTGACTGTGACAACAACCACATGACCAAAATGAGTCGACTGTTTGCTGCTCAACTGTAAGTATAAACATGTCTGTCTTAATCTATCGTTACGTACtttgaaatatttttttacattacaaTATTTTAATGTCAAACGTATCCAAACATTTGCTGGCATGAAAATCAGATAAATATTGTACACACGAGGAGTgtgcatgtatactgaacaaaaatggaaACATaacatgcagcaatttcaaagattttaccgagttacagttcatataaggaaatcagtcaattgaaattccttaggccctaatctatggattccacatgactgggaatatagatatgcatctgtaggggcgtggatcagaaaaccagtcattatctggtgtggccaccatttGCCTCCATGCTGCGCGACATCCTTCGcacaggctgttgattgtggaatgttgtcccactcttcaatggctgtacgaagttgctggatattggcgggaactcaAACATCCTGTcttacacgtcaatccagagcatcccaaacatgctcaatgggtgacatgtctgagtatgcaggccatagaagaactgggacattttcagcttcctggaattgtgtacagatccttgcaacatggggctgtgcattatcatgctgaaacatgagatgatggctgcggatgaatggcatgtcaatgggcctcaggatctcgtcacggtatctctgtgcattcaaattgccatcgataaaatgcaattgcgttcattgtccgtagcttatgcctggctcacacatacaataccatacacgtGATCTGTGATTGTGAGGCTGGGTGGACGTACAGCCAAGTTCCCTAATTTGGCgttcttatggtagagaaattaacattcagttctctggcaacagctctggtggacattcctgcagtcagcatgccaattgcatgctccctcaaaagttgagacatctgtggcatggcgttgtgtgacaaaactgcacattttagagtggccttttattgtctccaatacaaggtgcacctgtgtaatgatcatgctgtttaatcagcttcttgatatgccacacctgtcaggtggactgattatcttggcaaaggagaaatgctcacgaacagggatgtaaacaaatgtgtgtacAATTTGAgaggaataagctttttgtgcgtctggaaaatttctgggatcttttatttcagttcatgaaacatcgGACCAACACGTTACATGTTGCCTTTTATATTTCTTGTTCAGCGTAGTTACATGTGCCGAAGAGACGCGTGTCGTAAGTAAACACTGTCTACTGCTCTTTAAACAATCCATGCACTGAATCCCTGCACCCTCATTAAGTGACAGGCCCAATCTCCTGACTTCAAGGCGGGGTTGATTTAAAGTGGCCTATGAATAACTGGAGCAGTTGCTGGTCTGTGTCAGGCTGTCGGGGGTAATCTGCCACTTGTCCTCTCTTTAACCAGGGGACAGCCTGCCGGCGGAGACAACCGCAACGACCCTTGGATCCTCGGCCACAGCCCCGTGGAGTGCATCACTTCCTCCTCCAACGGCCTCCATGGCAACCACTTGTACGCCTCCATCCCCTCCTATGCGATGGACCAGCCTCTGGCTCTGACTAAAAACAGCATAGATTCTGGATTGGGTGGCACAGAGAGGCCTGCCATGCCTGGCCCTGTGGACAGACCACAGGTAATTCTGACAATTCCGAAATACATTCATGCGTTGGTCAGTTGCGCCTTACGTACAGTCTCGTATTGTGTGTCGCTAACGTTTTTGTTTATATCTTATAGAATCGTCCCTCTGTGATCACCTGTGCTCCTGCAAGCAATCGCAATTGCAACCTGTCTCACTGCCACAAGTCTCACAGCCCCAGCCCACCCATGGATCAGAGGAAGGCTGATGGTAAATGTTTATCACCACATTACCTTACTGGTAAATCTGTGCATACATTTGATATAATTTGTATCTTTGTTACCATGCCACACTTTAAAATGTTGatttattctcctctcctctgtaatcCCAGATAACACTGCGGTCGACCCTGTGATCGAGGAGCACTTCCGCCGCAGCCTGGGGAAGAACTACAAGGAGCCCGAGCCCGTCTCCAACTCTGTGTCCATCACAGGCTCGGTGGACGACCACTTTGCCAAGGCCCTGGGGAAGACCTGGCTCCAGATCAAGTCCAAGGGGCCGGGGGGACACCCCCACAGTCCAGAGGCCAACTCCTGAAACACTGGCCGGACCTCCCTCACTGTTGAATGGTGAACCACAACCATTTCTTTGTCTGTGGCATCAGACAAGTGCACCGATTGACCTCCCTATACCATTCATTGTCAAGCTTGACTTCCCTGAGCTCAGAACAACGCTAGACAAGACAATGAATTTCCAGTTTTAATACTTTATTATACACCAAAGCTGGCCTTTTACAGACCTTGGGGGGTTCCTGACACTCCGATCTGGGAGGATTTGATACATTTGTTTAGTTAGTGTAGTTTTGGTTTGAGTCCAAGTGTTCAAATTCTTCATTTTGAAAGCAGAAATATCACTTTGAGGAGCTCTCTAGGACCCGCAGATGTCAGCTTGTCTTTATTTGAGGTGtatcattttatatatttttaacacTTACCCTGACAGAGATTCCCAAAATGACCAATTCATTTGGCCTTTGAGAAGGCATACTGTTCGGTCTTAACTCCCTCATGCCTTTCTTATTAACCAAAGAACTTGCCTGCTGCTTCAAACAAAAAGCCATAGCCTGCTTTGCTCCTCTTCTGTTTTCATCCTCCTGCCGTCTCTGTTAACTCCACATGTGACCCTGTGTTTGTGTTTTTAGTTGGAAAGGAAGACCGCCTCTGATTTGCACTATTATGTGTTAGATTGAGGTAGTGGTAACAGCATACCTGTTTCATTTGGAGCAAACAGTACATTTGTAAGAGtgcgtttttgtttgttttaacaATACTAACAGTGGTAATGCTGTCAAGGCTCTCGTCTCCCTCTGGTCACAATGTTTCTCTCTTTATTTTCTCCAACTATTCAGAACTGGACTAACTTCTTTCTCTTTTGTGGACTTTACATTTTTTGTGTTTATCTTTTTGTTCTTTTAGTACTCACTGGTTTATTTCGTAGATACAGTTAGTAATAATTATAGTATTCTGCTTACAGACATGCATGTTTCAAATAGCTGGTATCTATTATAATAAGCCTTGTTATTCTATTCTATTTACCCTCAGAATTTATTTTTGTCAGTAACCGTTTTAGAAATACTTACTGCTGGTACAGTCGTACTcaatatattttttgtatatGGTTTTCATTAGAATATGTATACACTAGCATCCATCTACCGATCGCAGCCTCTGGCAAGGCTGTCTGAATGCAGTATAATAGGCTACGTTGTTATTATGTGGTTGGTACGGGATGCTTTGGCTTAGACGCATGACTGAATAGTCAACATTTAACATCTGTAGACCAGTCCTGTCTTAGAGTTGACCCTCTTCACCATAATGCCGTTAGTTGAGGTTTTATTTATTCCAATCTGATGTTTAGTTGAATTCTGTCAAATTTTGACTAACTTTTCTTTTGTTAAATTGACTTGCAATGAGCATGTCTACTTGACATTCTTCACTTTGGAAAGTGTAATGTTTATTTCCCCTAAATTAAAATGCTGATGACTTTACCCACATGTATCATGGCTGGCCTTGAACGAAAGCCTTGCTCAAGCTTGTCTTGAGACGATGGCATGAACATTCCACCATCACTACCCAGCTTAATATTTTTTTTGTCTAAAATAAGATCTGGTATGAGTAAGCTTTGAGGAAAGAGGGATAGGTTCTATAGTGTAAATTGTATGGGACTTTAAAAAACATTAACAGAATCAAGGGGAGTAGCAGAACATCGAAAGTGCTTTATAGAGGCAGTTTGAGGATGAATGACCTTTCTGAAGTGTTTTCCATTTCCTTTAGTAAACATGAGTTAACACTGATAGAAAATTGTATAGTACATTGAGATTGTTTTAGTCAGCTCTTTGTgaaaaaattatattatatgtacTTGCATCCTATATTCTATACTGTTTTGAAAATGACTATATACACTCATATTCCCGTTAAATTTTTTTACTTTGCTATCGAAAGACTATCATTGCGCCGTGCGTAATGATCCTCTAGATTTTTTTTAACAGAACATTGTACTCATGATATGTAGCCATTGGATATTCATGATCCTCTAACCATGCATTTGTATCTATCTAAAAAGTTGATCTTTTTCCAGAGTTGTCTGAGGTTTGATAAGTGCAGGAACACCAGTCGTTCTATGAATAAGGCTCTCTTGGCATGATGTCAGGGTGACATTACTGCTGCAGGTACTCTGCTTGTTTCTGTACCACAGTGGAACTGTAAGGGTTTATCATGAGTTGAATCTCAGTGATATGTTGGGGTTTAATGTTCCAATGTTATTTAATTGGTATTTGACTGCTTGTCAAACAACAAGTTGCAGGAACTAACTCCTCCATTTGTCTCTTAACATGGGAAACTGCATCGCCTTAGACGGTTTGTTAATCTGTATTTTGTTaatttttggtcttatttctccAGAAGAATATACCACTGTTTTTTTTACTTGATTTCTCCTAAATAAACTTTAAAATGCTCTATCACAGTCCAGTATGTGAATGTTTTTTGGTTTTGGGTAACCAATACTTGTCCAACAATGTGATTCAGACTTGAGGCCATTTATACATCTTGCACAGGACCCAGCCCATTGCCATGAAACCAGCCACAGAGGCAGCTCTGGGTTTACTTTTTATAAATAAAGTTGTATTTGGCCTCATGGGTGTGGTGGTAACATACAGTAACTAGTTACAGCTGTGCTGTGTGATTGTTGTTTCTCAGTGCTGGCAGGGAGGGATGATAATTCTGTCTTTCTCAAATACTATCTCTGTCTAAACAAGAGACCCCCATCATTTAAAAGCCTTCTCTTCGGTGAAATAATGTTAGGAAGTTGAACATAAATCTCAAAAGCAAGTCCCATGTCTGAACATCAAGAAGAGAAAAAATGTGTCTAATTCACATGAATAATTG encodes the following:
- the LOC129860999 gene encoding transcription cofactor vestigial-like protein 4 isoform X1, encoding MVFTRMDLLNYQFLDKMNNNIGRLHYEAESSLTGESRMPSLPSPMTNMRTGPPPICPSKRKYGEEQVDDCIDCDNNHMTKMSRLFAAQLGQPAGGDNRNDPWILGHSPVECITSSSNGLHGNHLYASIPSYAMDQPLALTKNSIDSGLGGTERPAMPGPVDRPQNRPSVITCAPASNRNCNLSHCHKSHSPSPPMDQRKADDNTAVDPVIEEHFRRSLGKNYKEPEPVSNSVSITGSVDDHFAKALGKTWLQIKSKGPGGHPHSPEANS
- the LOC129860999 gene encoding transcription cofactor vestigial-like protein 4 isoform X2, producing the protein MVFTRMDLLNYQFLDKMNNNIGRLHYEGESRMPSLPSPMTNMRTGPPPICPSKRKYGEEQVDDCIDCDNNHMTKMSRLFAAQLGQPAGGDNRNDPWILGHSPVECITSSSNGLHGNHLYASIPSYAMDQPLALTKNSIDSGLGGTERPAMPGPVDRPQNRPSVITCAPASNRNCNLSHCHKSHSPSPPMDQRKADDNTAVDPVIEEHFRRSLGKNYKEPEPVSNSVSITGSVDDHFAKALGKTWLQIKSKGPGGHPHSPEANS